One window from the genome of Pseudanabaena yagii GIHE-NHR1 encodes:
- a CDS encoding type I restriction endonuclease subunit R has translation MAQKAISDRFFNEWYEDLPELTEAEKERCDLLKERYLYHRHHGHISEGLVNQIAIAPLLEMASFYDPPFDIRAEYPVQIESVDVDDNEETIYQGQIDTLVIHKKLWVLVIESKGQAFSIESGMAQALTYMLDSPNQSQPTYGFISNGGFSIFLKVLKGEITQYQFSNDFSLYNRKTNELCSVLMILKKISKLFQQT, from the coding sequence TTGGCACAGAAAGCTATTAGCGATCGCTTTTTTAATGAATGGTACGAAGATTTACCAGAGTTGACCGAAGCTGAGAAAGAACGTTGTGATCTATTAAAAGAACGCTATCTTTACCATCGCCATCACGGACATATTAGCGAAGGGCTAGTTAATCAAATCGCGATCGCACCTTTGCTTGAAATGGCAAGTTTTTACGATCCACCTTTCGATATCAGAGCAGAATACCCCGTTCAGATTGAATCAGTAGATGTTGATGACAATGAAGAAACCATCTATCAAGGTCAGATTGATACACTCGTGATTCACAAAAAACTATGGGTACTAGTAATTGAATCAAAAGGACAAGCATTTAGTATCGAATCAGGCATGGCTCAAGCACTTACCTATATGCTGGATAGCCCTAATCAATCACAACCAACCTATGGATTTATTAGCAATGGTGGATTTTCAATATTCCTGAAAGTGCTGAAAGGGGAGATCACTCAATATCAGTTTTCCAATGATTTCTCATTATATAACCGCAAGACTAATGAACTCTGCTCTGTACTTATGATTCTTAAGAAAATCTCTAAATTGTTTCAACAAACTTGA
- a CDS encoding type I glyceraldehyde-3-phosphate dehydrogenase, producing MTIRVAINGFGRIGRNFLRCWAGRKETNIEVVGLNDTSDPRTNAHLLKYDSMLGKFDADVSADDTTITVNGKTIKTVSDRNPDNLPWKDWGIDLIIESTGVFIDKAGASRHINAGAKKVLITAPGKNEDGTFVVGVNEDQYNHDIHNIISNASCTTNCLAPVAKVLLENFGIVKGVMTTTHSYTGDQRLLDASHRDLRRARAAALSIVPTSTGAAKAVALVLPQLAGKLNGIALRVPTPNVSVVDFVVEVEKHTIAQEVNEAFRAAAEGSMKGILEYNELPLVSIDYRGTDASSIVDSSLTMVMGGNMVKVVAWYDNEWGYSQRVVDLAEVVAKNWK from the coding sequence GTGACTATCAGGGTAGCGATTAACGGATTTGGACGCATCGGACGTAACTTTCTCAGATGCTGGGCAGGTCGCAAAGAAACAAACATAGAAGTAGTGGGACTTAATGATACTTCTGATCCTAGAACTAACGCTCACTTGCTGAAGTATGACTCCATGCTCGGCAAATTTGATGCCGATGTTAGTGCTGATGACACAACTATCACTGTCAATGGCAAAACTATCAAAACTGTTTCTGATCGCAATCCTGACAATTTGCCTTGGAAAGATTGGGGTATCGATCTAATTATTGAATCTACAGGCGTATTCATTGATAAGGCTGGCGCTAGCCGACATATCAACGCAGGCGCGAAGAAAGTCCTCATCACTGCTCCTGGAAAAAATGAAGATGGCACATTTGTAGTTGGTGTAAACGAAGATCAATACAACCACGACATCCATAACATCATCAGTAATGCTAGCTGTACCACTAACTGCTTAGCACCTGTCGCTAAAGTACTTCTCGAAAACTTTGGCATTGTTAAAGGGGTCATGACCACCACCCACAGCTACACTGGCGACCAACGCTTGCTTGATGCTAGCCACCGCGATTTGCGTCGTGCTAGAGCTGCGGCCTTGAGCATTGTTCCTACCTCCACTGGTGCAGCTAAGGCAGTTGCTCTTGTATTACCTCAGTTGGCTGGCAAGTTAAATGGTATTGCTTTGCGCGTACCAACTCCTAACGTTTCCGTCGTTGACTTTGTTGTTGAAGTTGAAAAGCACACGATCGCTCAAGAAGTAAACGAAGCATTCCGTGCTGCTGCTGAAGGCTCCATGAAGGGTATTTTGGAATACAACGAATTGCCTCTTGTATCCATCGACTATCGCGGTACTGACGCATCCTCCATTGTTGACTCTTCTTTGACCATGGTCATGGGTGGCAACATGGTTAAGGTTGTTGCATGGTACGACAACGAATGGGGCTATAGCCAACGTGTTGTTGACTTAGCTGAAGTTGTTGCTAAGAATTGGAAGTAA
- the trpC gene encoding indole-3-glycerol phosphate synthase TrpC — MQVRRQSEFAQHKGYAIAPITDAPQNILEKIVWQKEREVAQMYANESLESVKAKLANVPPARDFYGSLQNSLTQPALIAEVKKASPSKGIFREDFDPQAIAKAYEIGGASCLSVLTDSEFFQGGFENLQLVRQVVDLPLLCKEFIIDPYQIYWGRSHGADAALLIAAILTDADLTELQALIHQLGMTALVEVHTPEELDRVVQIPDVRLIGINNRNLENFVVELQQTKVLMDRLDPETRNQYLWVSESGIYTRQDLDFVQNCGASAVLVGESLIKQENIKEAVKNLLGN, encoded by the coding sequence ATGCAAGTACGCCGCCAGTCTGAATTTGCCCAACACAAAGGTTATGCGATCGCCCCTATCACTGATGCGCCCCAAAATATCTTAGAAAAAATTGTCTGGCAAAAAGAGCGTGAGGTGGCGCAAATGTATGCGAACGAGTCGTTAGAGTCGGTAAAAGCTAAACTGGCAAATGTGCCACCAGCGCGAGACTTTTATGGCAGTTTGCAAAATTCCCTTACCCAGCCTGCCTTGATCGCTGAGGTCAAAAAAGCATCGCCCAGCAAAGGCATATTTCGTGAAGATTTTGATCCGCAAGCGATCGCGAAAGCCTATGAAATTGGTGGCGCAAGTTGTCTTTCGGTATTGACCGACTCAGAGTTTTTCCAAGGTGGTTTTGAAAATCTGCAATTAGTACGCCAAGTCGTTGATTTACCGTTACTTTGCAAAGAATTTATTATTGACCCCTATCAAATCTATTGGGGGCGATCGCATGGTGCGGATGCCGCTTTATTAATTGCAGCTATTCTCACTGATGCTGATTTGACTGAGTTACAAGCATTAATTCATCAGTTGGGAATGACGGCTCTAGTTGAAGTCCATACTCCAGAGGAATTAGATCGGGTTGTGCAGATTCCTGATGTGCGCTTAATCGGGATTAACAATCGCAATTTAGAAAATTTTGTCGTCGAGCTTCAGCAGACCAAAGTTTTAATGGATAGACTAGATCCAGAAACTAGAAATCAATATCTCTGGGTAAGCGAGTCTGGTATTTATACCCGTCAAGATTTAGATTTTGTGCAAAATTGTGGAGCAAGTGCAGTACTAGTGGGTGAGTCTTTAATCAAGCAAGAAAATATTAAAGAAGCAGTGAAGAATTTGCTAGGAAATTAA
- a CDS encoding endonuclease NucS domain-containing protein translates to MSSRNWATSSSCRYSSGAEYFSGIGLATNLINQTDKIFTSRSSNYEMTNQGSIASPRFRVYGESVEFETERHLEWFFWYTVLPKIGLKPLKSQYTCREGICDILAKGNQNQLVIIELKNVEDSHVIEQITAYFDALIEEKPFSEQIDYTKPIDLYTVCPTYRNRTVTTLKHHKLKFTLLSYAVKSSNQGFIFTLYEWLTKTEIAKIDIPIAAEIAPTPNLPDPPKAFVNLLGSCSECEKIWAIEIRGQIYQFAQSLNYRIYEKPDSKWVRFERNKQNPIAEIGWENKRESLAVYLWLPFVTINGQWNTRDSYKRTAMMRLWIVDGIVQYIAYIENQRKSWLVVTDEEIQTGKFTKPVKLQKKGRSAYWKGLAMPTDVYLDLMGFTAHSHSLNSFVELALEHSLQRLTKSRQKNIIKAESNF, encoded by the coding sequence ATGTCTTCGAGAAATTGGGCAACAAGTTCATCTTGCAGATATTCGTCGGGTGCGGAATATTTTTCTGGTATTGGTTTAGCTACTAACCTAATCAACCAAACTGATAAAATTTTTACCAGCAGGTCTAGTAACTATGAAATGACAAATCAGGGCAGTATAGCATCACCTAGATTTCGTGTTTATGGGGAGAGCGTAGAGTTTGAGACTGAACGACATCTAGAATGGTTCTTTTGGTATACAGTTCTTCCCAAAATTGGACTGAAGCCACTCAAAAGTCAGTACACTTGCAGAGAAGGAATTTGTGACATATTAGCAAAAGGGAACCAGAATCAACTCGTCATCATAGAGTTAAAAAATGTTGAAGATTCTCATGTTATTGAACAAATTACTGCGTATTTCGATGCCCTTATCGAAGAAAAGCCCTTTAGTGAACAAATTGATTATACTAAACCTATTGACCTATACACTGTTTGTCCAACCTATAGGAATCGTACTGTAACAACATTAAAACACCACAAACTTAAATTTACTCTCTTATCTTATGCAGTAAAAAGCAGCAATCAAGGATTTATATTTACATTGTATGAATGGCTTACAAAGACAGAAATAGCCAAAATAGACATACCAATAGCTGCTGAAATTGCACCTACACCTAATTTGCCTGACCCTCCAAAAGCTTTTGTTAATCTTTTAGGGAGTTGTTCAGAATGTGAAAAAATATGGGCTATTGAAATTCGTGGTCAGATTTATCAATTTGCTCAATCTTTAAACTATAGAATTTATGAGAAGCCAGATAGTAAATGGGTTCGGTTTGAAAGAAACAAACAAAATCCCATTGCTGAGATAGGTTGGGAAAACAAGAGAGAAAGTCTTGCTGTTTATCTATGGTTGCCATTTGTAACTATTAATGGACAATGGAATACAAGAGATAGTTATAAAAGAACTGCCATGATGAGACTTTGGATAGTTGATGGCATTGTTCAATATATTGCTTACATAGAAAACCAGAGAAAAAGTTGGTTGGTTGTTACTGATGAAGAAATTCAAACGGGCAAATTTACTAAACCTGTGAAATTACAGAAAAAAGGTCGTAGCGCTTATTGGAAAGGTCTAGCTATGCCCACGGATGTCTATCTTGATCTAATGGGATTTACTGCACATTCTCATTCTTTAAATTCTTTTGTAGAATTAGCACTTGAACATTCTTTACAGAGACTAACTAAAAGTCGCCAGAAGAATATTATCAAGGCAGAATCTAATTTTTAG
- a CDS encoding phycobilisome rod-core linker polypeptide — protein sequence MSVTASSGAVNARPRLYQTAITSTISQIEQQDRFATRSELSDLSTYFQSGLKRIEIAAILTKNSDNIVSKAASRIFTGGSAMAFLEKPKDSEELEIDRAGRVVDVKRGMELGTTIYTEASEGGFLGTIKNFFSNTGITGVVDPVPASFRPINISRYGADRMKKSLRDLSWFLRYATYAIVAGDPNILAQNVRGLREIIEAACSTDATIVALQTMKQAAASYFLNDAEAIEIVKQYMDVAIAEFKAPTPSPKVRQRNSPDLQGLALPQIYYNTAERRQKFTMRAGSTTSEKNEVVKAAYRQVFERDIAFAYSQGISDLDSKVKNGEISVREFVRRLGLSPLYRDQFFLPFINSRAVELAFRHFLGRSPESREEVAAYFAIVSKGGLAALVNALVNSREYSDYFGEETVPYLRGYGQEAQTARNWGAQFDLFNYSAPFRKVPQFITLFASYQSPLPDQHVYGSGNDPLEIQFGAIFPKENRNPSASPAPFGKDTRRILIRNGSGITNQLSNPSATGAIDPLGPKVFKLDNTLRDNVKIGKGGRTSPVKGLSITNSETSTQAVIRALYLQIVGYIPYSGQRLSVAEIKLENGDISVREFVRMLAKSPTFRDRYWNKLYVCKAIEYTHRRLLGRPTYGRDEMNAYFDLAAKKGFYAVVDAILDTKEYEQAFGEDTVPYERYLTPAGVSLRNNRVGTLTEAKGSKVDAPATPKFIELGQVTEVRSEVSIADRINQGVSKQREQRKIFKLTTTNPVEANALVRAAYRQVFERDMDAYVGNDQFSKDTSKLLNKEITVKEFILALGTSDLYIKEFYAPFPNTKVIELGTKHFLGRAPLDQAEIRKYNQILATSGIKAMVTDMVNSAEFLEAFGEDVVPYNRYETFPAANYPNTQELYNRLTKQDKSIVVPSFAPVKSKVPTNV from the coding sequence ATGAGCGTAACAGCGTCAAGTGGTGCAGTAAATGCCCGCCCTCGTCTATACCAGACCGCTATAACTTCCACAATTTCTCAGATAGAGCAACAGGATCGCTTTGCGACTCGTAGCGAATTATCCGATTTATCTACTTATTTTCAATCTGGACTAAAGCGCATCGAAATTGCCGCAATTTTGACCAAAAATTCGGACAATATTGTATCCAAGGCAGCTAGCCGTATTTTTACGGGTGGCTCAGCAATGGCATTTTTGGAAAAGCCCAAAGATTCTGAAGAGCTAGAGATCGATCGCGCAGGTCGCGTGGTTGATGTCAAGCGTGGCATGGAACTCGGTACAACTATATATACTGAGGCAAGTGAAGGTGGTTTCTTAGGAACAATCAAGAACTTCTTCAGTAATACTGGCATTACAGGCGTTGTTGACCCAGTACCCGCAAGCTTCCGCCCCATCAACATTTCCCGCTATGGTGCAGACCGCATGAAGAAGTCCTTACGTGACTTGTCATGGTTCCTGCGCTATGCCACCTATGCGATCGTTGCTGGTGATCCCAATATTCTTGCTCAGAACGTGCGTGGCTTGCGTGAAATTATCGAAGCAGCCTGCTCGACTGACGCAACCATCGTGGCTTTACAAACCATGAAGCAAGCTGCGGCTAGCTATTTCCTCAATGATGCTGAAGCGATCGAAATCGTTAAGCAATATATGGATGTAGCGATCGCTGAATTCAAAGCACCTACCCCATCGCCTAAAGTTCGTCAGCGTAATTCTCCTGACCTCCAAGGTTTGGCTCTGCCTCAGATTTACTACAACACCGCCGAGCGTCGTCAGAAATTCACAATGCGGGCTGGCTCCACTACTTCTGAGAAAAATGAAGTAGTTAAAGCGGCTTACCGTCAAGTTTTTGAGCGTGATATTGCCTTTGCCTATAGCCAAGGTATTTCTGACCTTGACTCCAAGGTAAAAAATGGTGAAATCTCGGTACGTGAATTTGTCCGCCGCTTAGGTTTATCACCTTTGTATCGTGATCAATTCTTCCTACCTTTCATCAACTCCCGTGCTGTTGAACTAGCATTCAGACATTTCCTCGGACGCTCACCTGAAAGCCGTGAAGAAGTTGCTGCTTACTTTGCGATCGTCTCCAAAGGTGGTCTAGCTGCGCTAGTTAACGCATTAGTTAACTCCAGAGAGTACAGCGACTACTTCGGTGAAGAAACCGTACCTTACCTACGTGGTTACGGACAAGAAGCACAGACTGCTCGCAACTGGGGCGCACAGTTTGACCTGTTCAACTACTCTGCACCTTTCCGCAAGGTTCCTCAGTTCATTACCTTGTTTGCCTCTTATCAAAGTCCATTGCCTGACCAACATGTTTATGGTTCTGGTAATGATCCTTTGGAAATCCAATTCGGCGCGATTTTCCCCAAAGAAAACCGCAACCCCAGCGCCAGCCCTGCCCCATTTGGTAAGGATACTCGTCGGATCTTGATCCGCAACGGTAGTGGTATCACCAACCAACTCAGCAATCCTAGTGCTACTGGTGCGATCGATCCTCTTGGACCTAAGGTATTCAAGCTGGACAACACCCTCCGCGATAACGTCAAGATTGGTAAGGGCGGTAGAACCTCACCCGTAAAAGGCTTGAGCATCACTAACTCCGAAACCTCTACCCAAGCTGTAATTCGCGCCCTGTATCTACAAATTGTTGGCTACATTCCTTACTCTGGTCAGCGTCTCTCTGTCGCTGAAATTAAGCTGGAAAATGGCGACATCTCGGTACGCGAGTTTGTCCGTATGCTTGCCAAGTCTCCTACTTTCCGCGATCGCTACTGGAACAAGCTCTATGTCTGTAAGGCGATCGAGTATACTCACCGTCGCCTCTTGGGTCGTCCTACCTACGGTCGTGACGAAATGAATGCTTACTTTGACCTTGCTGCAAAGAAAGGCTTCTACGCTGTAGTTGACGCGATCCTCGATACCAAGGAATATGAGCAAGCCTTCGGTGAAGACACCGTTCCTTACGAGCGCTATCTCACCCCCGCAGGTGTATCTCTCCGCAACAACCGCGTTGGTACATTGACCGAAGCTAAGGGTTCCAAAGTTGATGCTCCAGCCACACCTAAGTTCATCGAACTTGGTCAAGTCACTGAAGTCCGCTCTGAAGTATCGATCGCTGATCGCATTAACCAAGGTGTTAGCAAGCAACGCGAACAACGCAAGATCTTCAAGCTCACCACCACTAACCCTGTGGAAGCTAATGCCTTGGTACGTGCTGCTTACAGACAAGTCTTCGAGCGTGATATGGATGCCTATGTTGGCAACGATCAGTTCAGCAAAGACACCTCTAAGCTACTCAACAAGGAAATCACCGTTAAGGAATTCATCCTTGCCCTTGGTACATCCGACTTGTACATCAAGGAATTCTATGCCCCATTCCCCAACACCAAGGTAATCGAATTGGGAACCAAGCACTTCCTCGGACGCGCTCCCCTCGATCAAGCTGAAATCCGTAAGTACAACCAGATTTTGGCAACCAGTGGTATTAAGGCAATGGTTACCGACATGGTAAACAGTGCTGAGTTCCTCGAAGCTTTTGGCGAAGATGTTGTACCTTACAACCGCTATGAAACCTTCCCTGCGGCAAACTACCCCAACACCCAAGAACTATATAACCGCTTAACCAAGCAAGACAAATCAATTGTTGTGCCTAGTTTTGCACCAGTTAAATCAAAAGTTCCTACTAATGTTTAA
- a CDS encoding CHASE2 domain-containing protein: MKLPAPLVNFGAFCKRNHQQLVAGLITFSVSLGVLVLRDNGTFKQIELLSYDNLMRSQLNEPSDQRIVIVEISEADIQRFRWPFSDRLFAKLINQIASAKPAVIGIDKYLDLPVLDGRSELVEATKNAGNVVNATFLATVKGRSNVEPAKDLEQISRYGYVNLSTDKGAVVRRSAIVGDSGSFAFEITQLYLQKLHNKQQLVFNPDAIQFTAGKQIIPRMTANYGAYRKEDDSGYQVMIRYRGKPRSFQHISASDVIDGKFAPEQFRDRAVLIGITAESLKDSFATPVTADEEVMYGVEIHANIVSQLISATLDDRKFIQVWSNDLENLWIAIWAIIGGGLATFIPNAFRNVGLLATLAIGLTVGSYIAFAQALWLPIFPSLLGLISANVLVMSYQLAIQQSERKVLMGLFSRHVSKELVDIIWSNREKFMEEGRITGQEVYVTVLFTDMRNFSTAAEAQAPGETLNWLNNYLGTIANEVLAHGGMVDKYIGDAVMAVFGVPIPHANEVERTRDAQSAVDAALAIARKLAEMNDVWVAQGLPPVTTGIGINSGTVIAGSLGSAERLEYSVLGDAVNIAARLESFNKEVDGGPHHILISEDTHQRLNNNFKTEFVGKYALKGKKQETGIYRVLDIQKKANPVVSSASSETT, from the coding sequence ATGAAACTCCCCGCCCCTTTAGTTAATTTTGGTGCTTTCTGTAAACGCAATCATCAGCAACTAGTTGCTGGCTTGATTACTTTCTCTGTGTCTCTAGGAGTTTTAGTATTACGAGACAACGGCACTTTTAAGCAGATTGAACTTTTGAGCTATGACAACTTAATGCGATCGCAACTCAACGAACCAAGCGATCAACGTATTGTCATTGTAGAGATTTCTGAAGCCGATATTCAAAGATTTCGATGGCCATTTTCTGATCGACTTTTTGCCAAACTCATTAATCAAATTGCATCAGCAAAACCCGCAGTAATTGGTATTGATAAATATCTTGATCTTCCTGTACTAGATGGACGGAGTGAGCTAGTTGAAGCAACTAAAAATGCAGGTAATGTCGTTAATGCCACATTTCTTGCCACTGTAAAAGGTAGAAGCAATGTTGAACCTGCCAAAGATCTCGAACAAATTAGCCGTTATGGCTATGTCAATTTATCAACGGATAAGGGGGCAGTTGTACGGCGCTCTGCTATCGTTGGCGACTCAGGTTCCTTTGCTTTTGAAATTACCCAGCTATATTTACAAAAATTGCATAATAAGCAGCAGCTTGTTTTTAATCCAGATGCGATTCAATTTACAGCAGGGAAACAAATCATTCCGCGAATGACAGCCAATTATGGTGCATATCGCAAGGAAGATGATAGTGGATATCAAGTAATGATCCGCTATCGCGGTAAACCACGTTCTTTTCAACATATCAGTGCAAGCGATGTCATTGACGGAAAATTTGCCCCAGAACAATTTCGCGATCGCGCTGTACTGATTGGGATAACTGCGGAAAGCCTCAAAGATAGCTTTGCTACGCCCGTTACTGCTGACGAAGAGGTGATGTATGGAGTGGAGATCCATGCCAATATCGTCAGCCAGTTAATTAGTGCCACTTTAGACGATCGCAAATTTATACAGGTTTGGTCAAACGATCTCGAAAACCTCTGGATTGCAATCTGGGCAATTATTGGTGGTGGACTAGCAACCTTTATTCCCAATGCTTTCAGAAATGTTGGGCTTTTAGCTACTCTTGCGATCGGCTTAACCGTTGGTAGTTATATTGCCTTTGCTCAAGCATTGTGGCTCCCCATCTTTCCTTCATTATTAGGCTTGATATCGGCAAATGTGTTAGTCATGTCATATCAACTTGCCATTCAACAATCGGAGCGCAAAGTCTTAATGGGACTCTTCTCGCGTCACGTCTCCAAAGAACTAGTGGATATAATTTGGAGCAATCGCGAGAAATTTATGGAAGAAGGACGGATCACAGGACAGGAGGTCTATGTAACAGTCTTGTTTACTGATATGCGGAATTTTAGTACTGCTGCCGAAGCTCAAGCCCCAGGAGAAACCTTGAATTGGCTCAATAACTATCTCGGCACGATCGCTAATGAAGTTTTAGCCCATGGTGGCATGGTGGATAAGTACATTGGCGATGCAGTAATGGCGGTTTTTGGTGTCCCAATTCCCCATGCAAATGAAGTTGAGCGTACCCGTGATGCTCAATCGGCTGTCGATGCAGCTTTAGCGATCGCCCGTAAACTTGCCGAGATGAATGATGTCTGGGTAGCTCAAGGATTACCACCTGTTACTACAGGAATTGGGATTAACTCTGGTACTGTGATTGCTGGTAGTTTGGGTAGTGCTGAACGCTTGGAGTATTCAGTTTTAGGAGATGCGGTGAATATCGCTGCCCGTCTAGAAAGTTTTAATAAAGAAGTGGACGGTGGTCCTCACCATATTTTGATTAGTGAAGATACCCATCAGAGGCTAAATAATAATTTCAAGACTGAGTTTGTGGGCAAATATGCTCTCAAAGGGAAAAAGCAAGAAACAGGAATTTATCGAGTATTAGATATTCAGAAAAAAGCGAATCCTGTCGTTTCTTCAGCTTCATCAGAAACTACATAA
- a CDS encoding alpha/beta hydrolase produces MSQNLQPLFQIFQKFLLPVIRVLVLAYIGLAIALYFGQANMVFMPSKDVLETPKSIGLKFEDIQLTTKDNVNLSAWFVPAKDNNPIGKAVILFCHGNGGNIGNRVSYLPIFKDLGLATFLFDYRGYGKSEGQPSEEGTYKDVEAAWQYLTQERKIPPQKIIIYGESLGGAIASYIAQTTAQQNPQNPAAGLILASTFTSISDRAAELYPFLPIRLLSKFSYNSIERLPNIKIPVLIIHSNEDEIIPFHHGEKNFQVANAPKKLVKLRGDHNGGFLDSLETYRNGINEFVQKI; encoded by the coding sequence ATGAGCCAGAATTTGCAACCATTATTTCAAATATTTCAGAAGTTTTTACTACCAGTGATTCGGGTTCTTGTTCTTGCTTATATTGGCTTAGCGATCGCCTTATATTTCGGACAGGCAAACATGGTATTTATGCCAAGCAAAGATGTCCTAGAAACACCAAAATCTATTGGCTTAAAATTTGAAGATATTCAACTAACTACTAAAGATAACGTCAATTTATCTGCTTGGTTTGTACCTGCAAAAGATAACAACCCTATTGGTAAAGCAGTGATTTTGTTTTGTCATGGCAATGGTGGCAATATTGGTAATCGTGTTAGCTATTTACCAATATTTAAAGACTTGGGGCTTGCCACATTTTTATTTGACTATCGCGGCTATGGCAAGAGTGAAGGGCAGCCGAGTGAAGAGGGAACCTATAAAGATGTTGAGGCAGCATGGCAATACCTCACCCAAGAACGCAAAATCCCGCCCCAGAAAATTATTATCTATGGCGAATCTCTCGGTGGGGCGATCGCTTCCTACATTGCCCAGACTACTGCTCAACAAAATCCTCAAAATCCTGCAGCAGGGCTGATCCTTGCCTCGACATTTACCTCAATTAGCGATCGCGCCGCCGAGCTTTACCCATTCCTGCCAATTCGCCTATTATCAAAATTTTCCTACAACTCCATTGAGCGCCTACCGAATATCAAAATTCCTGTATTAATCATTCACAGCAATGAGGATGAGATTATCCCGTTTCATCATGGCGAGAAAAACTTTCAAGTAGCCAATGCACCTAAAAAACTAGTTAAATTGCGCGGTGATCATAATGGTGGCTTTCTAGACTCCCTCGAAACTTACCGCAATGGCATCAACGAATTTGTTCAAAAGATTTAA